The following are encoded together in the Lactuca sativa cultivar Salinas chromosome 1, Lsat_Salinas_v11, whole genome shotgun sequence genome:
- the LOC111916611 gene encoding mitogen-activated protein kinase 15, whose amino-acid sequence MESESSSLQWPQPCRHFKFPEIRSATRNFDESLVIGHGGFGKVYKATIHDGSSLVVAAIKRLDSKSDQGADEFWAEVKMLSKLRHCHLVSLIGYCDDGKEMILVYEYMPHGSLEDHLHKHSTHLSWLQRLKLCIGAARGLDYLHTGTGIEFGVIHRDVKSANILLHESWAAKIADFGLSKIGPKDQPLSHVLTLVKGTFGYLDPDYFLTGRLTRKSDVYAFGVVLFEVLCRKRALDVSRDKEEHHSLARWVEDCIKEGTLKHLIDSDIRDQILPKCLKGFVRIAERCLHSSRKHRPTMAEVVVTLESVLALQEKNDNSLQSGSRTIIGRMVDMLPFAYNAENSGWVDKNTFSPSTPGVEIAVTVKKTRQESFQGHDEWLGSRAVDCFTEYGEWSRYKLEEVIGTGSSGVVCSAFDTFVGEKVAIKKINDIFEQGFVATRILREILLLRLLRHPDIVEIKHILLPPSRREFSDIYVVFELMESDLHQVIKANEKLTQEQCRFFLYQLLRGLKYMHSANVFHRDLKPKNILVNADCKVKICDFGIARVVFNDTPTAVCWTDYVATRWYRAPELCGSFFSKYTQAIDTWSIGCIFAELLTGKPLFPGKSVFHQLDLMTDLLGTPSTEAISRIRHENAMKYLSKMRKKKPIPFSRKFPNADPLALRLLERMLAFDPNNRPTAEEALSDPYFKNLGKVERESSSRPITKREFEFEKRRLSTEDIRERIYKEILEYHPNMLKDGCEQPGFMYPSAFDKFKKQFSDKEEHYSKGKVASPLLRRQSLSLPRASILYPKETTQTSSIKESRTQCMTSEMPNSIPLLQFPQSTQGLMIQ is encoded by the exons ATGGAATCTGAATCATCCTCCTTACAATGGCCACAACCTTGTCGCCACTTTAAATTTCCTGAAATCCGATCAGCAACCAGAAACTTCGATGAATCACTAGTTATTGGGCATGGGGGATTCGGAAAAGTTTACAAAGCTACCATTCACGATGGATCAAGTCTTGTTGTTGCTGCCATTAAACGACTGGATTCCAAGTCCGATCAAGGAGCCGATGAGTTTTGGGCCGAAGTGAAGATGCTTTCCAAGTTACGCCATTGTCACTTAGTATCTTTGATTGGTTATTGCGATGATGGGAAAGAAATGATCCTTGTCTACGAATATATGCCTCATGGATCACTTGAAGATCATCTCCACAAACATTCTACTCATCTATCATGGCTTCAGAGGCTCAAACTCTGCATCGGTGCTGCTCGTGGGTTAGATTACCTCCACACGGGTACAGGCATCGAGTTCGGAGTCATTCATCGTGATGTGAAGAGTGCAAATATTTTGTTGCATGAAAGTTGGGCTGCTAAAATAGCGGACTTTGGGTTGTCCAAGATAGGCCCAAAGGATCAGCCTTTGAGTCATGTATTGACTCTTGTGAAAGGAACTTTCGGGTATCTAGATCCAGATTACTTCTTAACTGGAAGGTTGACTAGAAAGTCcgatgtttatgcttttggggTGGTTTTGTTTGAAGTGTTGTGTCGGAAACGTGCATTGGATGTAAGTCGTGATAAGGAGGAGCATCACAGTTTAGCAAGATGGGTAGAAGATTGTATCAAAGAAGGCACTTTGAAGCATTTGATTGATTCTGatataagggatcaaatattacCAAAATGTTTGAAAGGGTTTGTTCGTATTGCAGAGCGTTGTTTGCATAGCAGTAGAAAACATCGTCCTACAATGGCTGAAGTTGTGGTTACTCTTGAGTCTGTATTGGCCTTACAAGAGAAAAACGATAATTCATTGCAATCGGGGAGTAGAACAATAATTGGTAGAATGGTTGATATGTTACCATTTGCATATAATGCAGAGAATTCAG GTTGGGTTGACAagaacacttttagcccttcaacccCTGGTGTTGAAATTGCTGTTACTGTTAAAAAAACACGCCAAGAAAGCTTTCAAGGACATGATGAATGGTTG GGATCTAGAGCAGTAGATTGTTTCACAGAATACGGTGAATGGAGTAGGTATAAACTAGAGGAGGTGATAGGTACAGGAAGCTCAGGTGTTGTGTGTTCAGCATTTGATACTTTTGTTGGAGAAAAAGTAGCTATAAAAAAGATAAACGACATTTTTGAACAAGGCTTTGTTGCCACTCGCATCCTTCGTGAGATTCTGCTTCTTAGGCTCCTTCGACATCCAGACATTGTGGAAATAAAACATATCTTATTGCCTCCTTCCAGAAGAGAATTCAGTGATATATATGTTGTTTTTGAGCTTATGGAATCCGATTTACATCAGGTTATAAAAGCAAACGAAAAGTTAACACAAGAACAATGTCGCTTCTTTCTCTATCAGCTTCTTCGAGGATTGAAATACATGCACTCAG CAAATGTGTTTCATAGAGATCTAAAACCGAAAAATATTTTGGTCAATGCTGATTGCAAGGTCAAGATATGTGACTTTGGTATTGCAAGAGTTGTCTTCAATGATACACCTACTGCAGTATGCTGGACA GATTATGTTGCAACAAGATGGTATAGAGCTCCTGAATTGTGTGGATCTTTTTTCTCTAAG TACACACAGGCTATAGACACATGGAGCATTGGTTGTATTTTTGCAGAACTTTTAACTGGAAAGCCTCTCTTCCCTGGGAAAAGTGTGTTTCATCAGTTGGATTTGATGACTGATCTTTTGGGAACACCATCAACCGAAGCTATATCCAGA ATACGACATGAGAATGCAATGAAATACTTAAGCAAAATGAGGAAGAAAAAGCCGATTCCCTTCTCCAGAAAGTTTCCAAATGCAGATCCACTTGCTCTTCGATTATTAGAAAGAATGCTTGCTTTTGATCCTAACAATCGTCCTACTGCTGAAGAG GCTCTTTCGGATCCATATTTTAAGAATTTGGGTAAAGTTGAGAGGGAGTCTTCTTCTCGACCTATCACAAAGAGGGAATTCGAGTTTGAAAAAAGAAGACTAAGTACAGAAGATATACGTGAACGTATCTACAAGGAGATTCTTGAATATCATCCCAATATGTTGAAGGATGGATGCGAACAACCAGGCTTCATGTATCCaag TGCTTTTGacaaattcaagaagcaattttcTGATAAGGAGGAGCATTACAGCAAGGGTAAAGTTGCTTCTCCCCTACTGAGACGCCAGTCCTTATCTTTGCCAAG GGCTTCCATTTTATACCCAAAAGAGACTACACAAACTAGTTCAATCAAAGAATCCAGGACACAATGCATGACTTCTGAGATGCCAAATTCCATACCACTTCTACAATTTCCTCAAAGTACTCAAGGTTTGATGA